A window of Streptomyces sp. DG1A-41 contains these coding sequences:
- a CDS encoding molybdopterin-dependent oxidoreductase produces MRDDPRLPSSPGFWRSPLRGPWLTSVLGLVLLAGITVLFVTGLVSYAAYNPDLSPVNDKTPDKGILGFYLFAWPTHPHWLYRLNQGVHVTLGITLIPVLLAKLWSVIPRLFALPPARSLAHALERISLLLLVGGALFEFVTGVLNVQLDYVFPGSFYPLHFYGAWVFFAAFVAHVLLKMPTALRNLRHLREERNDLVSPRPAEPTVSRRGALWFVGGGSLLLFATTAGQNFDGPLRRTALLAPHGGGDPGSGPNGFQINKTAAYAGIDTAETGQDAWRLVVTGPAGTVRLSRARLAELPLHSSALPIACVEGWSTSDQWWRGVRLRDLAALAGYDADNPPDVFVESLQRRGAFRSAALRANQVADPRSLLALYVNGEELSPDHGYPARIIVPAAPGVLNTKWVARMTFGDL; encoded by the coding sequence ATGCGAGACGACCCACGGCTTCCCTCCTCGCCCGGCTTCTGGCGCAGCCCCCTGCGTGGCCCCTGGCTCACCTCCGTGCTGGGCCTCGTCCTGCTCGCCGGCATCACCGTGCTGTTCGTGACGGGCCTGGTGTCCTACGCCGCCTACAACCCGGACCTGTCGCCGGTGAACGACAAGACCCCGGACAAGGGCATCCTCGGCTTCTACCTCTTCGCCTGGCCGACGCACCCGCACTGGCTGTACCGGCTCAATCAGGGCGTCCACGTCACCTTGGGCATCACCCTGATCCCCGTCCTGCTCGCCAAGCTGTGGTCCGTGATCCCGAGGCTGTTCGCGCTGCCGCCGGCCCGCTCGCTCGCGCACGCGCTGGAGCGGATCTCGCTGCTGCTCCTGGTGGGCGGTGCGCTGTTCGAGTTCGTGACCGGTGTGCTCAACGTCCAGCTCGACTACGTCTTCCCCGGTTCCTTCTACCCGCTGCACTTCTACGGAGCGTGGGTGTTCTTCGCCGCCTTCGTCGCCCACGTGCTGCTGAAGATGCCCACGGCGCTGCGCAACCTGCGGCACCTGCGGGAGGAGAGGAACGACCTCGTGTCGCCGCGCCCCGCCGAGCCGACCGTCTCCCGCCGGGGCGCGCTGTGGTTCGTCGGGGGCGGCTCGCTGCTGCTGTTCGCGACGACGGCGGGGCAGAACTTCGACGGACCCCTGCGGCGCACCGCCCTCCTCGCACCGCACGGCGGCGGCGACCCCGGCAGCGGCCCGAACGGCTTCCAGATCAACAAGACCGCCGCCTACGCCGGGATCGACACGGCCGAGACGGGCCAGGACGCCTGGCGGCTCGTCGTGACGGGGCCCGCGGGCACCGTCCGCCTCAGCCGGGCCCGGCTCGCCGAACTCCCCTTGCACAGCTCGGCGTTGCCCATCGCCTGCGTGGAGGGCTGGTCGACGTCGGACCAGTGGTGGCGCGGGGTGCGGCTGCGTGACCTCGCGGCGCTCGCCGGCTACGACGCCGACAACCCGCCGGACGTGTTCGTCGAGTCCCTCCAGCGGCGCGGCGCCTTCCGTAGCGCCGCCCTGCGCGCCAACCAGGTGGCCGACCCGCGATCCCTGCTCGCCCTCTACGTCAACGGCGAGGAACTGTCCCCCGACCACGGCTACCCGGCACGGATCATCGTGCCCGCGGCACCCGGTGTGCTGAACACCAAGTGGGTGGCCCGGATGACGTTCGGAGACCTGTGA
- a CDS encoding methyltransferase domain-containing protein: MSAPPGTAVAWATADPYAAALRAGHGPLFLRRADGWLLPLEVERWCARADAVDRDVLDRCEGTVLDVGCGPGRLVAELAARGRAVLGIDVSAAAVDHTVRMGGQALRRSVFEPLPGEGRWDTVLLMDGNIGIGGDPRDLLDRVAGLLRPGGLLIAETAPVDIDERAQVRVVGLTDARGAGDPFPWARLGTPALLRYARGWTRAGQWTAGGRRFAALRTRSRRPASSSAEPPKRTAVISSQRARNTSAGSPVADR, encoded by the coding sequence GTGAGCGCCCCGCCCGGCACCGCCGTCGCCTGGGCGACCGCCGACCCCTACGCCGCTGCCCTGCGTGCCGGTCACGGGCCGCTGTTCCTGCGGCGGGCCGACGGCTGGCTGCTGCCGCTGGAGGTGGAGCGCTGGTGTGCGCGGGCCGATGCGGTGGACCGGGACGTGCTGGACCGGTGCGAGGGGACCGTGCTGGACGTGGGGTGCGGGCCCGGCCGGCTGGTGGCGGAACTCGCCGCCCGGGGCCGGGCCGTACTCGGCATCGACGTCAGCGCCGCCGCCGTCGACCACACCGTACGCATGGGGGGTCAGGCCCTGCGGCGCTCGGTGTTCGAGCCGCTGCCCGGCGAGGGCCGCTGGGACACCGTCCTGCTCATGGACGGCAACATCGGCATCGGCGGCGACCCGCGCGACCTGCTGGACCGAGTGGCCGGACTCCTGCGCCCCGGCGGCCTGTTGATCGCCGAGACCGCGCCGGTGGACATCGACGAACGCGCCCAGGTGCGGGTCGTCGGCCTCACGGACGCACGCGGTGCCGGCGACCCCTTCCCCTGGGCGCGCCTCGGCACGCCCGCCCTGCTCCGGTACGCCCGGGGCTGGACGCGGGCCGGTCAGTGGACGGCCGGCGGGCGCCGCTTCGCCGCCCTGCGCACCCGCAGCAGGCGCCCCGCCAGCAGCAGCGCCGAACCGCCGAAGAGGACGGCGGTGATCAGCAGCCAGCGGGCGAGGAACACGTCCGCCGGCAGCCCGGTGGCGGACCGGTAA
- a CDS encoding DUF2064 domain-containing protein: MTALLVIAKEPRPGRVKTRLTPPFTPREAASLAEASLADTLDAVAATPADRKVLVLDGSPGPWLPPGFDVVPQCAGGLDERLADAFARCAGPALLIGMDTPQVTPELLTVDFAGCDAWFGPAEDGGFWALGLARPDPALLRGVPMSTSATGAVQRDRLVAAGLRVRDLPRLRDVDTEADAHAVAALAPDGRFAGRLARCTAEPDAPSASRRPDSPGQAPRDTQPAGESASRPAVSR, encoded by the coding sequence GTGACCGCACTCCTCGTCATCGCCAAGGAGCCTCGTCCCGGCCGGGTCAAGACCCGGCTCACCCCGCCGTTCACGCCCCGGGAGGCCGCGTCCCTCGCCGAGGCGTCCCTCGCCGACACCCTGGACGCGGTCGCGGCGACCCCGGCCGACCGCAAGGTCCTCGTCCTCGACGGGAGCCCCGGCCCGTGGCTGCCGCCCGGCTTCGACGTCGTACCGCAGTGCGCGGGCGGTCTCGACGAGCGGCTGGCGGACGCCTTCGCGCGCTGCGCCGGCCCTGCCCTGCTCATCGGCATGGATACCCCGCAGGTGACGCCGGAGCTGCTCACCGTGGACTTCGCCGGCTGCGACGCCTGGTTCGGCCCGGCCGAGGACGGCGGCTTCTGGGCCCTCGGCCTGGCCCGCCCCGACCCCGCGCTGCTGCGGGGCGTGCCCATGTCGACCTCCGCGACGGGAGCGGTCCAGCGGGACCGGCTCGTCGCGGCGGGCCTGCGGGTCCGCGACCTGCCCCGCCTGCGCGACGTCGACACGGAGGCCGACGCCCACGCTGTCGCCGCGCTGGCCCCGGACGGGCGGTTCGCGGGGCGGCTGGCTCGGTGTACGGCGGAACCGGACGCCCCATCAGCCAGCCGACGACCGGACTCCCCCGGCCAAGCCCCGCGGGACACCCAGCCGGCCGGTGAGTCGGCCTCCCGCCCGGCCGTGTCCCGGTGA
- a CDS encoding glycosyltransferase family 2 protein: MTTTSSDVDVVLPCLNEAEALPWVLERIPPGWRALVVDNGSTDGSDRIARAFGATVVHEPRRGFGAACHAGLTAATADVVCFCDCDASLDPSLLVPFVREVRGGEADLILGRRRPQGRGAWPAHARAGNLALARMLRRRTGLRLHDLGPLRAARREPLLALGLTDRRSGYPLQMVVRAADAGWRIAEHDVPYLPRTGASKVTGTWRGTWQAVRDMSRVLGEAPGDAPAAGEPGDTPAAQTPGETPAVGRGAQ, translated from the coding sequence GTGACGACGACATCTTCCGACGTCGACGTGGTGCTGCCCTGCCTGAACGAGGCCGAGGCCCTGCCCTGGGTGCTCGAACGGATCCCGCCGGGCTGGCGCGCACTCGTCGTCGACAACGGTTCCACCGACGGCTCGGACCGGATCGCCCGCGCGTTCGGCGCGACCGTCGTGCACGAGCCGCGCCGGGGCTTCGGCGCGGCCTGCCACGCCGGGCTGACCGCCGCCACCGCGGACGTGGTGTGCTTCTGCGACTGCGACGCCTCCCTCGATCCGTCGCTCCTCGTGCCCTTCGTGCGCGAGGTGCGAGGCGGCGAGGCCGACCTCATCCTCGGCCGGCGGCGTCCGCAGGGCCGGGGCGCGTGGCCCGCGCACGCCCGTGCCGGGAACCTCGCGCTCGCGCGGATGCTGCGCCGCCGCACCGGGCTGCGGCTGCACGACCTCGGCCCCCTGCGCGCCGCCCGCCGCGAGCCGCTGCTCGCCCTCGGCCTCACCGACCGGCGCAGCGGCTATCCGCTCCAGATGGTGGTGCGCGCGGCCGACGCCGGCTGGCGGATCGCCGAGCACGACGTGCCGTATCTGCCGCGCACCGGGGCCTCGAAGGTGACGGGCACATGGCGCGGCACCTGGCAGGCCGTACGGGACATGAGCCGCGTGCTGGGCGAGGCGCCCGGCGACGCTCCGGCCGCGGGAGAACCCGGCGACACTCCCGCCGCCCAAACGCCCGGCGAGACTCCCGCCGTCGGAAGGGGCGCACAGTGA
- a CDS encoding response regulator transcription factor, producing MQQPHQHEETLDGPPRVLVVDDDPTVAEVVAGYLDRAGYVVDRADDGPTALTRAAAHWPDLVVLDLMLPGMDGLEVCRRLRGQGPVPVIMLTARGDEDDRILGLEVGADDYVTKPFSPRELVLRVESVLRRSRPAAPGHQLGAAGLTVDPAARRATKSGTELALTLREFDLLSFFLRHPGRAFGREDLMREVWGWDFGDLSTVTVHVRRLRGKVEDDPARPRLIQTVWGVGYRFDPTGEETGS from the coding sequence ATGCAGCAGCCCCATCAGCACGAGGAGACCCTCGACGGGCCCCCGCGGGTCCTGGTCGTCGACGACGATCCGACCGTCGCCGAGGTCGTCGCCGGGTATCTGGACCGCGCCGGTTACGTCGTCGACCGCGCCGACGACGGCCCGACCGCCCTCACCCGTGCCGCCGCGCACTGGCCGGACCTGGTCGTCCTCGACCTGATGCTGCCCGGGATGGACGGCCTGGAGGTGTGCCGACGGCTGCGAGGGCAGGGGCCGGTCCCGGTCATCATGCTCACCGCACGCGGCGACGAGGACGACCGCATCCTGGGCCTGGAGGTCGGCGCCGACGACTACGTCACCAAGCCCTTCAGCCCCCGCGAGCTGGTGCTGCGCGTGGAGTCGGTGCTGCGCCGCAGCCGGCCCGCCGCCCCCGGGCACCAGCTGGGAGCGGCCGGTCTGACCGTCGACCCGGCAGCCCGCCGGGCCACCAAGAGCGGCACCGAACTCGCCCTGACTCTCCGCGAGTTCGACCTGCTCTCCTTCTTCCTGCGGCACCCGGGACGGGCCTTCGGCCGCGAGGACCTGATGCGCGAGGTGTGGGGCTGGGACTTCGGCGATCTGTCGACCGTCACGGTCCACGTCCGCCGCCTGCGCGGCAAGGTCGAGGACGACCCGGCCCGCCCCCGCCTGATCCAGACCGTGTGGGGCGTGGGCTACCGCTTCGACCCCACGGGAGAGGAGACCGGATCGTGA
- a CDS encoding HAMP domain-containing sensor histidine kinase: protein MNDTLLIALYAFVGAAATGLAGAVALRLIRRRSLTASLAVVAAVGVVAMLAGTLAVAWAMFLSPHDLSVVTTVVAMAAVVSLATALLLGRWVVARSRELAVAARSFGDGGDFAAPDGPTTAELHHLSRELAATSARLAESRERERALETSRRELVAWISHDLRTPLAGLRAMSEALEDGVAADPGRYLKQIRTEVERLNDMVGDLFELSRIHAGTLPLAPTRISLYDLVGDALAGADPLARELGVRLVGGRIAPVPVEVDGKEMSRVLGNLLVNAIRRTPADGTVAVTAERSPEGVVLSVTDGCGGIPDEDLPRVFDTGWRGTHARTPPAGAGLGLAIVRGIVEAHQGRATVRNIPGGCRFEVVLPAAAS, encoded by the coding sequence GTGAACGACACCCTCCTCATCGCCCTGTACGCCTTCGTCGGCGCCGCGGCCACCGGCCTGGCCGGAGCCGTTGCACTGCGCCTGATCCGGCGCCGCTCGCTCACCGCCTCGCTCGCCGTGGTCGCGGCGGTCGGCGTCGTCGCGATGCTCGCGGGCACGCTCGCCGTCGCCTGGGCGATGTTCCTGTCGCCGCACGACCTGTCCGTCGTCACGACCGTCGTCGCCATGGCGGCCGTCGTCTCCCTGGCGACCGCGCTGCTGCTGGGCCGCTGGGTCGTCGCCCGCAGCCGCGAACTCGCCGTGGCCGCACGCTCCTTCGGCGACGGCGGGGACTTCGCCGCCCCCGACGGCCCGACGACCGCCGAACTGCACCACCTGAGCCGCGAACTGGCCGCCACCAGCGCCAGACTCGCCGAATCCCGGGAGCGGGAACGCGCGTTGGAGACCTCCCGGCGCGAACTCGTCGCCTGGATCTCGCACGATCTGCGCACCCCGCTGGCCGGTCTGCGCGCCATGTCGGAGGCCCTGGAGGACGGTGTCGCCGCCGACCCCGGCCGCTATCTGAAGCAGATCCGCACCGAGGTCGAACGCCTCAACGACATGGTCGGCGACCTCTTCGAACTCTCCCGCATCCACGCCGGCACCCTGCCCCTGGCCCCCACCCGGATCTCCCTGTACGACCTGGTGGGCGACGCGCTGGCGGGAGCCGATCCGCTCGCCCGGGAGCTCGGGGTGCGGCTGGTGGGCGGCCGTATCGCGCCGGTGCCGGTGGAGGTGGACGGCAAGGAGATGAGCCGGGTGCTGGGCAACCTGCTGGTCAACGCCATCCGCCGGACCCCGGCCGACGGCACGGTCGCCGTCACCGCGGAGCGCTCCCCCGAGGGCGTGGTGCTGTCGGTGACGGACGGCTGCGGCGGCATCCCCGACGAGGACCTGCCGCGGGTCTTCGACACCGGCTGGCGCGGCACGCACGCCCGGACGCCCCCGGCCGGCGCGGGGCTCGGCCTCGCCATCGTCCGGGGGATCGTGGAGGCGCACCAGGGCCGGGCCACCGTACGGAACATCCCCGGCGGCTGCCGTTTCGAGGTGGTGCTGCCCGCCGCCGCTTCGTAA